From a single Pseudomonas sp. A34-9 genomic region:
- a CDS encoding antibiotic biosynthesis monooxygenase family protein: MSKQIPVSHMAFVRARAGRSAELGVRLSALIEPSRAAPGCLSFALQHSQCDPELWLVCGFWSSQQMMTNYFNSPSMEIFAELVQELVVNSLDFHTFKDVSAAQAIGQCPAPVHKLVG, encoded by the coding sequence ATGTCCAAGCAGATTCCCGTCAGTCATATGGCCTTCGTTCGAGCGCGCGCCGGGCGTTCGGCGGAGCTCGGTGTACGCCTGAGCGCGTTGATCGAGCCGTCCCGCGCCGCCCCCGGTTGCCTGAGCTTTGCCTTGCAGCATTCGCAGTGTGATCCCGAGCTGTGGCTGGTCTGCGGGTTCTGGAGCAGCCAGCAAATGATGACCAACTATTTCAACAGCCCGTCGATGGAAATCTTCGCCGAGCTGGTGCAGGAACTGGTGGTCAACAGCCTCGACTTCCACACCTTCAAGGACGTGTCGGCGGCGCAAGCCATCGGTCAATGCCCGGCGCCGGTACACAAACTCGTCGGTTGA
- a CDS encoding flavin reductase family protein — protein MPDDIHFYEPANGHGLPHDPFNAIVGPRPIGWISSQDANGQLNLAPYSFFNAFNYIPPIIGFSSVGRKDSLNNIEQTGEFAWNLATRPLAEQMNQSCAMVAPEVNEFELAGLTTAASKVISVPRVAESPVSFECKVTQIIQLQRADGETVPSWLILGEVVAVHIAKWLLKDGIYDTAAAEPILRGGGPADYFQLGPEALFKMWRPGATR, from the coding sequence ATGCCCGATGACATCCATTTCTACGAACCGGCCAACGGCCACGGTCTGCCCCACGATCCGTTCAACGCCATCGTCGGTCCACGGCCCATCGGCTGGATTTCTTCGCAGGATGCCAATGGTCAGCTCAACCTGGCGCCGTACAGCTTCTTCAACGCCTTCAACTACATTCCGCCGATCATTGGTTTTTCCAGCGTCGGGCGCAAAGACAGCCTGAACAATATCGAACAGACCGGCGAATTCGCCTGGAACCTCGCCACCCGCCCGCTGGCCGAGCAGATGAACCAGAGCTGCGCGATGGTCGCGCCTGAGGTCAACGAATTTGAATTGGCGGGATTGACGACGGCCGCGTCAAAAGTGATTTCGGTGCCACGGGTGGCCGAAAGCCCGGTGTCCTTCGAATGCAAGGTCACCCAGATCATTCAATTGCAGCGCGCTGATGGCGAGACGGTGCCGAGCTGGCTTATCCTCGGCGAAGTGGTCGCCGTGCATATCGCCAAGTGGCTGTTGAAGGACGGCATCTACGACACCGCCGCGGCAGAACCGATTCTGCGCGGCGGCGGGCCGGCGGATTACTTCCAGCTGGGGCCTGAGGCCCTGTTCAAGATGTGGCGTCCGGGCGCAACCAGGTAA
- a CDS encoding ABC transporter permease, with protein MSALINKRMALLPGDTGKFAGILSGFILLLAVLPILTMIVMSFSGASNLDFPPSRYSLQWYKAAWHTFVSPDASDVLSLGQAMATSLLVSCLTMIFATLIAVPAAYALTRCEFRGKAVALQLMSLPLVFPMVVLGLALLLVFDSLPFHMTTSRLVIAHVILALPFVVKNCTAAMLSIGSEVEEAARMLGASPLRAIVDVVVPLMKSGILAGMLLAFIVSFNEFTVTYFLYTIDVMTVPIWMYSRTVSSLDPTVFSFAVLIVLIDFVLIWALEKLVGEGGVSF; from the coding sequence ATGAGTGCCCTGATCAACAAGCGCATGGCGCTGCTGCCCGGCGACACCGGCAAATTCGCCGGCATCCTCTCCGGGTTCATTCTGCTGCTGGCGGTGTTGCCGATCCTGACGATGATCGTCATGTCGTTCAGCGGTGCGTCGAACCTCGACTTCCCGCCGAGCAGATACAGCCTGCAATGGTACAAAGCGGCCTGGCACACGTTTGTTTCGCCGGATGCCAGCGACGTGCTGAGCCTCGGTCAGGCGATGGCCACCAGTCTGCTGGTGTCGTGCCTGACGATGATCTTCGCCACGCTGATCGCAGTGCCCGCTGCTTACGCGCTGACCCGGTGCGAGTTCCGTGGCAAAGCCGTGGCGCTGCAGCTGATGTCGCTGCCGCTGGTGTTTCCGATGGTGGTGTTGGGCCTGGCGTTGTTGTTGGTGTTCGACAGTCTGCCGTTCCACATGACCACGTCGCGACTGGTGATCGCCCACGTGATTCTGGCCTTGCCGTTCGTGGTGAAGAACTGCACCGCGGCGATGCTCTCCATCGGCAGTGAAGTCGAAGAAGCCGCGCGCATGCTCGGCGCCTCGCCGCTGCGCGCGATTGTCGATGTGGTGGTGCCGTTGATGAAGTCGGGGATTCTGGCGGGCATGCTGCTGGCGTTCATCGTCTCGTTCAACGAATTCACCGTGACCTATTTCCTCTACACCATCGACGTCATGACCGTGCCGATCTGGATGTACAGCCGCACCGTGTCATCGCTCGACCCTACCGTGTTCTCGTTTGCCGTGCTGATCGTGCTGATCGACTTCGTCCTGATCTGGGCGCTGGAGAAGCTGGTGGGCGAGGGCGGCGTTTCCTTTTGA
- a CDS encoding MFS transporter gives MDNSNALPLGSAAVPAKERTTASRIKSIFSGSVGNMVEWYDWYVYAAFSLYFAKTFFPAGSTTAQLMNTAAIFAVGFLMRPIGGWLMGMYADKVGRKKALMASVYLMCFGSLLIALSPNYETIGIGAPILLVFARLLQGLSVGGEYGTSATYLSEMATKERRGFFSSFQYVTLISGQLIALGVLIVLQNVLTTEQLYAWGWRIPFAIGALCAVVALYLRRGMEETESFTKKEKSKESAMRTLMRHPKELLTVVGLTMGGTLAFYTYTTYMQKYLVNTVGMSISDSTTISAATLFLFMCLQPIIGGLSDKIGRRPILIAFGVLGTIFTVPILMTLHTIQTWWGAFFLIMAALIIVSGYTSINAVVKAELFPTEIRALGVGLPYALTVSIFGGTAEYIALWFKSIGMETGYYWYVTACIAVSLLVYITMKDTQKHSRIVTD, from the coding sequence ATGGATAACTCCAACGCCCTGCCACTTGGGTCGGCTGCCGTGCCCGCCAAAGAAAGAACCACCGCCAGCCGGATCAAATCGATCTTCAGCGGGTCCGTCGGCAACATGGTCGAGTGGTACGACTGGTACGTCTACGCCGCCTTCTCGCTGTACTTCGCCAAGACCTTCTTCCCCGCCGGTTCCACCACCGCCCAACTGATGAACACCGCCGCGATTTTCGCCGTCGGCTTTCTGATGCGTCCGATCGGTGGCTGGCTGATGGGGATGTACGCCGACAAGGTCGGACGTAAGAAAGCCCTGATGGCCTCGGTCTACCTGATGTGCTTCGGCTCGCTGTTGATCGCCCTCAGCCCGAACTACGAGACCATCGGCATCGGTGCGCCGATCCTGCTGGTGTTCGCGCGACTGCTGCAAGGTCTGTCGGTCGGTGGCGAATACGGCACCTCGGCCACCTACCTCTCGGAAATGGCGACCAAGGAACGTCGCGGCTTCTTCTCCAGCTTCCAGTACGTGACCCTGATCTCCGGCCAGCTCATCGCGCTCGGCGTGCTGATCGTGCTGCAGAACGTGCTGACCACTGAACAGCTGTACGCGTGGGGCTGGCGTATTCCGTTCGCCATCGGCGCGCTGTGCGCAGTCGTCGCGCTGTACCTGCGTCGCGGCATGGAAGAAACCGAGTCGTTCACCAAGAAAGAAAAGTCCAAAGAAAGCGCCATGCGCACTTTGATGCGCCACCCCAAAGAGCTGTTGACCGTGGTCGGCCTGACCATGGGCGGCACCTTGGCGTTCTACACCTACACCACCTACATGCAGAAATACCTGGTGAACACCGTCGGCATGAGCATCTCCGACTCGACCACCATTTCTGCCGCCACGCTGTTTCTGTTCATGTGCCTGCAGCCGATCATCGGTGGCCTGTCGGACAAGATCGGTCGTCGTCCGATCCTGATCGCCTTCGGCGTGCTCGGGACGATCTTCACCGTGCCGATCCTGATGACCCTGCACACCATTCAAACCTGGTGGGGCGCGTTCTTCCTGATCATGGCGGCGCTGATCATCGTCAGCGGCTACACCTCGATCAACGCGGTGGTGAAAGCTGAATTGTTCCCGACTGAAATCCGCGCGCTGGGCGTCGGACTGCCCTATGCACTGACCGTGTCGATCTTCGGCGGCACCGCCGAATACATCGCGCTGTGGTTCAAGAGCATCGGCATGGAAACCGGTTACTACTGGTACGTGACGGCATGCATCGCGGTGTCGTTGCTGGTGTACATCACCATGAAGGACACCCAGAAGCATTCGCGGATCGTCACTGACTGA
- a CDS encoding AraC family transcriptional regulator, which yields MTSFDRFQTPPDADMEKQRAELAAIIRRNTTDDGSYETAIGSLFMSRHTQSHDFAPVLAQPALCIMAQGRKEVRLADEYFNYDPLNYLVVSVSMPLSGRVVNVSPEEPILAVRLDIDPAEITALIADAGPMGVPTRPTGRGLYVEQIDSSMLDAVLRLARLLDTPKDIAMLAPLIRREILYRLLRSPQGHRLYEIAIANSQSHRISQAIKWLNGNFEQPLRIDDLAKEVNLSVSTLHHRFKAMTAMSPLQYQKQLRLQEARRLMLAEGLEASAAGYRVGYESPSQFSREYSRLFGAPPLRDLARLRLSV from the coding sequence ATGACGTCATTCGATCGTTTTCAAACTCCGCCCGACGCCGACATGGAAAAGCAGCGTGCGGAACTGGCGGCGATCATCCGCCGCAACACCACCGACGATGGCAGCTACGAGACCGCCATCGGCTCGCTGTTCATGTCGCGTCACACCCAATCCCACGACTTTGCCCCGGTGCTCGCGCAACCGGCGCTGTGCATCATGGCGCAGGGACGCAAAGAGGTGCGACTGGCCGATGAGTACTTCAATTACGACCCGCTGAATTATCTGGTGGTGTCGGTTTCGATGCCGCTGAGCGGGCGGGTGGTCAATGTGTCACCGGAGGAGCCGATCCTCGCCGTACGCCTGGACATCGACCCGGCGGAAATCACTGCACTGATCGCCGACGCCGGCCCCATGGGCGTGCCGACCCGGCCGACCGGACGGGGTTTGTATGTCGAGCAGATCGACAGTTCGATGCTCGATGCGGTGCTGCGTCTGGCCCGATTACTCGATACGCCGAAAGACATCGCCATGCTCGCACCGCTGATTCGCCGCGAGATTCTTTATCGCCTGCTGCGCAGCCCGCAGGGGCATCGCTTGTATGAGATCGCGATTGCCAACAGTCAGAGCCACCGCATCAGCCAGGCGATCAAATGGCTCAACGGCAACTTTGAACAGCCGCTGCGCATTGATGATCTGGCCAAGGAAGTGAATCTCAGCGTGTCGACCCTGCATCACCGCTTCAAGGCGATGACGGCGATGAGTCCGCTGCAGTATCAGAAGCAATTGCGCCTGCAAGAGGCGCGGCGTTTGATGCTGGCCGAAGGGCTGGAAGCGTCGGCGGCGGGGTATCGCGTGGGGTATGAAAGTCCGTCGCAGTTCAGCCGCGAGTACAGCCGCTTGTTTGGTGCGCCACCGCTGCGGGATCTGGCGCGGTTGCGGTTATCGGTGTGA
- a CDS encoding ABC transporter ATP-binding protein encodes MTGLILENVEKFYGSACAVQDVNLHLPEGKLVCFLGPSGCGKTTLLRMIAGLETLTGGEIRLDGEDIGQTPAHLRNFGMVFQSLALFPHMTVGENIAYPLKLRGVSKAEQQARVVELLELIQLQAMIDRPVAKLSGGQRQRVAIARAIASHPKILLLDEPLSALDAKLRESMQVEIRQLQQRLNITTIMVTHDQREAMTMADIVVVLGEHKVQQVGTPIEIYRHPANEFVADFIGSGNIFPATALGDGKVSLPGGDALQVPICSSIVVGQKVKMLIRPEDLQLSAPQATAGNRLLGKVTFVRDIGATIETTVECSGVTFTALSTPCQGIGLGIGHPVSVTLPVEACRVLGA; translated from the coding sequence ATGACTGGTCTGATTCTGGAAAACGTCGAGAAATTCTACGGCTCGGCTTGTGCGGTACAGGACGTCAACCTGCATTTGCCGGAGGGCAAACTGGTGTGTTTCCTCGGCCCTTCGGGCTGCGGCAAAACCACCTTGTTGCGGATGATCGCCGGGCTGGAAACCCTCACTGGTGGTGAGATTCGTCTGGATGGCGAGGACATCGGCCAGACCCCGGCGCACCTGCGCAACTTCGGCATGGTCTTTCAGTCGCTGGCGCTGTTCCCGCACATGACCGTCGGTGAGAACATCGCCTACCCGCTGAAACTGCGCGGCGTCAGCAAGGCCGAGCAGCAGGCGCGGGTGGTCGAGTTGCTGGAGCTGATCCAGTTGCAGGCGATGATCGACCGTCCGGTGGCGAAGCTCTCCGGTGGTCAGCGCCAACGCGTGGCGATTGCTCGGGCGATTGCCTCGCACCCGAAAATCCTTCTGCTTGATGAGCCGCTGTCGGCGCTCGATGCGAAGTTGCGCGAATCGATGCAGGTGGAAATCCGTCAACTGCAACAGCGCCTGAACATCACCACGATCATGGTCACTCACGACCAGCGCGAAGCGATGACCATGGCCGATATCGTCGTCGTGCTGGGCGAGCACAAGGTGCAGCAGGTCGGTACGCCGATCGAGATCTACCGGCATCCGGCCAACGAATTCGTCGCGGACTTCATCGGCTCGGGCAATATTTTTCCGGCCACGGCGCTGGGCGACGGCAAGGTCAGCCTGCCGGGCGGCGATGCGCTGCAAGTGCCGATCTGCAGCAGCATTGTCGTGGGGCAGAAAGTGAAGATGCTGATTCGTCCGGAAGACCTGCAACTGTCCGCGCCGCAAGCGACGGCGGGGAATCGATTACTTGGCAAAGTGACGTTTGTGCGTGATATCGGCGCGACCATCGAGACGACGGTGGAGTGTTCCGGGGTGACGTTTACGGCGTTGAGTACGCCGTGTCAGGGAATTGGATTGGGGATAGGGCATCCGGTGTCGGTGACGTTGCCGGTGGAGGCGTGTCGGGTGTTGGGGGCTTAG
- a CDS encoding ABC transporter permease has protein sequence MEHQSLTQPVGAAAVRPTRAVSPTARAWLFLTPSMLFLGVLIAASLLVLRMSVGTKGAEWTGFSLASYAQLLEPYYLKSLLLTLRLALISAVIAVVLAIPVAYTMSRLTSPFLRRIFLAAVLLPLLVNLLLQSYGWLVILGPAGMLNQALMALGLIKRPIMLLYNQNGVLMGLVQTAFPLAVLPIASAMRGVARTYEEAAATLGASRFQVFRQVVLPMSLPGIITGATLVFAYNASSFVVPLLLGGRRVPMLAVMVHDQIAPLMNWPAASAAGVVLIVTTLAIMTLSEYITGRRRRLLEASQ, from the coding sequence ATGGAACATCAATCCCTGACCCAACCGGTCGGCGCCGCTGCCGTGCGCCCGACGCGCGCTGTTTCACCGACCGCGCGGGCGTGGCTTTTCCTCACGCCGTCGATGCTGTTTCTCGGCGTGCTGATTGCCGCCAGCCTGCTGGTGCTGCGCATGAGCGTCGGCACCAAAGGCGCGGAGTGGACAGGTTTCAGCCTGGCCAGTTACGCCCAGTTGCTCGAACCCTATTACCTGAAATCCTTGCTGCTGACCTTGCGTCTGGCGCTGATCAGCGCGGTGATTGCCGTGGTGCTGGCGATCCCGGTGGCGTACACCATGTCGCGGCTGACCTCGCCGTTCCTGCGACGGATCTTCCTCGCTGCGGTGCTGCTGCCATTGCTGGTCAACCTGTTGCTGCAAAGCTACGGCTGGCTGGTGATTCTCGGCCCCGCCGGGATGCTCAATCAGGCGCTGATGGCCCTCGGCCTGATCAAGCGCCCGATCATGTTGCTGTACAACCAGAACGGCGTGTTGATGGGCCTGGTGCAAACCGCGTTTCCGCTGGCCGTGCTGCCGATTGCCAGTGCCATGCGCGGGGTTGCCCGCACCTATGAGGAAGCGGCCGCGACCCTCGGCGCCAGCCGTTTTCAGGTGTTCCGCCAAGTGGTGTTGCCGATGAGTTTGCCGGGGATCATCACCGGCGCAACGCTGGTGTTTGCCTACAACGCCAGCAGCTTCGTGGTGCCGTTGCTGCTCGGTGGCCGTCGCGTGCCGATGCTCGCGGTGATGGTGCATGACCAGATCGCGCCGCTGATGAACTGGCCTGCCGCGTCCGCTGCCGGTGTCGTACTGATTGTCACCACACTGGCAATCATGACCTTGTCCGAATACATCACGGGTCGTCGTCGGCGGCTGCTGGAGGCTTCGCAATGA